The Nitrosospira lacus genome window below encodes:
- a CDS encoding universal stress protein has protein sequence MEPLIRKIILATDFSEASQDAIRYAVWMAKSLQAELKVLHVFEPSGWMVPSPYYFTPGFEQWVDASLDKTRQAGKESLEALAESLDMQAETIFAEGPTGKEIVRIAAEHRADLLILGTHGYTGWNHLTLGSIAEYVVRHAACPVLTVKPRQPS, from the coding sequence ATGGAACCACTCATCCGGAAAATCATTCTGGCGACCGATTTTTCAGAGGCTTCTCAAGATGCCATTCGCTATGCCGTGTGGATGGCTAAGTCACTCCAGGCAGAGCTGAAGGTTCTGCATGTGTTTGAACCGAGCGGGTGGATGGTTCCCTCACCCTACTACTTCACGCCTGGATTCGAACAATGGGTGGATGCCAGCCTCGATAAAACCCGGCAGGCAGGAAAAGAATCCCTTGAAGCCCTGGCCGAGTCGCTGGACATGCAAGCCGAAACTATCTTTGCCGAAGGCCCGACGGGTAAAGAAATTGTCCGGATCGCCGCCGAACACCGTGCCGATCTGCTCATTCTTGGTACGCATGGCTACACCGGTTGGAATCATTTAACTTTGGGGAGTATCGCGGAATATGTGGTCAGGCATGCCGCCTGCCCGGTCCTCACTGTCAAGCCACGCCAGCCTTCCTGA
- a CDS encoding NlpC/P60 family protein: protein MPQNHFILYKKSLLAMNRLRWLASVLIITALAGCSSVPEREAPKAVYVTGAKSDLDNTALVKESLYAQYSQWKNTKYQLGGLSKNGIDCSGLVHVTFKTRLGIVLPRSTEFQSELGQDVDKSQLRAGDLVFFKTGIVVRHVGVYLEEGRFLHASTKQGVTISRLSETYWKSAYWKAKRLDI, encoded by the coding sequence ATGCCGCAGAATCACTTTATTCTCTATAAGAAATCGCTGCTTGCGATGAATAGATTGCGGTGGCTGGCGAGCGTCCTCATCATCACCGCTCTCGCCGGTTGCAGTAGCGTTCCGGAAAGGGAAGCGCCCAAGGCTGTCTACGTAACCGGTGCAAAGTCTGATCTGGATAATACTGCGCTGGTGAAGGAAAGCCTTTATGCGCAGTACAGTCAATGGAAAAATACAAAATACCAGCTTGGTGGTTTGAGTAAAAATGGCATCGATTGCTCCGGCCTCGTTCATGTCACCTTCAAGACAAGACTGGGTATCGTGCTGCCGAGATCGACGGAATTTCAGTCTGAGCTGGGGCAGGACGTTGACAAAAGTCAGCTCAGGGCAGGTGATCTGGTATTTTTCAAGACCGGTATAGTGGTCCGGCACGTGGGCGTCTATCTGGAGGAAGGCAGGTTTCTGCATGCCTCGACAAAGCAGGGCGTTACTATTTCCCGTTTGAGCGAGACCTATTGGAAGTCTGCCTACTGGAAGGCGAAGCGGCTGGATATTTGA
- a CDS encoding VOC family protein, with translation MAITLNHTIVPSHDKVESARFYSRVFGFDYIGEFHHFVVVKVNDTLSLDFDNKANYEPHHYAFKVPEEEFDGIFEHLKAENIPYGSGPFEPENMSINHNDGGRGVYFRDPGGHLLEMLTVDYKMS, from the coding sequence ATGGCTATTACGCTAAATCACACTATTGTGCCTTCACACGACAAGGTGGAGTCCGCCAGGTTCTATTCGCGGGTATTCGGTTTCGATTACATAGGTGAGTTTCATCATTTTGTTGTGGTGAAAGTAAATGATACGCTTTCTCTGGATTTTGATAATAAGGCGAATTATGAACCTCATCACTATGCGTTTAAAGTACCCGAGGAAGAGTTCGATGGAATATTCGAGCACCTGAAAGCGGAGAATATTCCCTATGGCAGTGGTCCCTTCGAACCGGAAAATATGAGCATCAATCACAACGATGGCGGGCGTGGCGTTTATTTCCGCGATCCCGGCGGGCATCTTCTGGAAATGCTGACGGTTGATTACAAGATGTCGTGA
- a CDS encoding YegP family protein: MAGKFEIYKDKAGEFRFRLKASNGQSILASEGYKAKSGCTNGIASVRKNAPDDARYERKTTESGKFRFNLKSGNHQIIGTSESYESESARDNGIESVKKNAPDALINDTTD; this comes from the coding sequence ATGGCTGGGAAATTCGAGATTTATAAAGATAAAGCGGGTGAGTTCAGATTCAGATTAAAAGCAAGCAATGGCCAGTCTATTCTTGCAAGCGAGGGTTATAAGGCTAAATCCGGCTGTACCAACGGCATAGCGTCTGTCAGGAAAAATGCCCCTGACGATGCGCGCTATGAGCGTAAAACAACCGAAAGCGGTAAATTCAGGTTCAATCTTAAATCAGGCAATCATCAGATCATCGGCACGAGCGAGTCTTATGAATCAGAATCCGCTCGGGATAACGGCATAGAGTCGGTTAAGAAAAATGCCCCTGATGCTTTGATAAACGACACTACAGACTAA
- the astB gene encoding N-succinylarginine dihydrolase, with the protein MNAFEVNFDGLVGPTHNYGGLAVGNVAAAENALTSSNPREAALQGLAKMKRLFDLGIRQGVLPPQNRPAADMLRKLGFAGDDLSVISQAAAAAPILLRACYSASSMWVANAATVSPGADTDDAKVHLTPANLPSQFHRSIEPPATSAILRKIFSEERYFQHHDPLPAGLYFADEGAANHMRLCSDHADTGLEIFVFGRSADQAAPKPLKFPARQSLEACEAIARLHKIKAGKKLFIQQSPAAIDAGAFHNDVLAVSNCNVLLYHEAAFDDWWEIEEKIAAACDYPIQFIRAAESEIPIADAINTYLFNSQLISLPGGEMIVLAPVECEDCDSARTFLERIVQDTTNPITRIEYVNLRQSMKNGGGPACLRLRVVLAKGEFEAVARMSRVILDQPLHDELKAWIEKNYRECILPPDLADPLLLRESRTALDELTTILSLGSIYDFQEA; encoded by the coding sequence GTGAACGCATTTGAAGTTAATTTTGATGGCCTGGTGGGTCCCACGCATAATTACGGCGGACTGGCGGTGGGAAATGTCGCGGCGGCGGAGAATGCGCTGACCAGCTCCAACCCCAGGGAAGCAGCGCTCCAGGGTCTGGCGAAAATGAAACGTCTTTTCGATCTGGGTATCAGGCAAGGCGTGCTGCCCCCCCAAAACCGACCGGCTGCTGATATGCTCAGGAAGTTGGGTTTTGCCGGCGATGATTTATCCGTTATCAGCCAAGCTGCCGCGGCTGCGCCCATATTGCTGCGCGCCTGTTATTCCGCGTCAAGCATGTGGGTCGCGAATGCCGCCACGGTTTCGCCGGGCGCAGATACAGATGATGCAAAAGTGCATCTCACCCCAGCCAATCTGCCCTCTCAATTCCATAGAAGTATTGAGCCACCCGCCACGTCGGCGATTCTCAGGAAGATTTTCAGCGAAGAGCGCTATTTCCAGCATCATGACCCGCTCCCGGCGGGTCTTTATTTTGCCGATGAAGGCGCGGCGAATCATATGCGCCTATGTTCGGATCATGCTGACACCGGTCTTGAGATTTTCGTGTTTGGCCGGTCCGCCGATCAGGCCGCACCCAAACCGTTGAAATTTCCTGCCCGCCAATCGCTGGAAGCATGCGAGGCAATTGCTCGCCTCCATAAGATCAAGGCCGGGAAAAAACTGTTTATTCAGCAGAGTCCGGCCGCTATCGACGCCGGTGCGTTTCACAATGACGTGCTTGCTGTAAGTAACTGCAACGTTCTGCTCTATCACGAGGCGGCATTTGATGATTGGTGGGAAATCGAAGAAAAAATAGCAGCAGCATGTGATTACCCGATCCAATTCATAAGAGCCGCTGAATCCGAGATTCCTATCGCTGACGCAATCAACACCTACCTGTTTAATAGCCAGCTGATAAGCCTTCCCGGCGGGGAAATGATAGTGCTGGCGCCTGTTGAATGCGAGGACTGCGATTCGGCGCGAACTTTTCTCGAGCGTATCGTCCAGGACACAACTAACCCCATTACGCGTATAGAGTATGTAAATTTGCGCCAAAGCATGAAAAATGGCGGTGGCCCGGCTTGTCTGCGGCTGCGTGTTGTACTTGCCAAGGGGGAATTCGAGGCTGTCGCCAGAATGAGCCGCGTTATTCTGGATCAGCCTCTTCACGATGAGCTCAAGGCGTGGATCGAGAAAAACTATCGTGAATGCATCTTGCCGCCGGATCTGGCGGATCCGTTATTGTTGCGAGAGAGCCGCACCGCGCTGGATGAGCTCACCACTATCCTTTCGCTGGGATCGATTTACGACTTTCAGGAGGCATAG
- a CDS encoding HNH endonuclease, whose protein sequence is MNDEWNDEELKASVEAYVEMQRDERLGQPFIKKHYYKRLAQTFGRSEKAYEYRMQNISYVLALMGRSWVTGLKPARNIDAAVAARIEKFLWEAQRQKAMPVAAFKIAVRDEMKQKNPATPHGSTSPKSRRVTVTQFRRNAPVKAWVLQQAGGVCECCEKAAPFKNVDGLPHLELHYMRQLADGGQDIISNAVALCPNCHREIHYGANAHALVAWLYDNVARLIPE, encoded by the coding sequence ATGAATGATGAGTGGAACGACGAAGAACTGAAAGCTTCCGTGGAAGCCTACGTCGAGATGCAACGCGACGAGCGTTTAGGTCAGCCTTTTATAAAGAAACATTACTATAAACGGCTCGCGCAGACGTTCGGCCGCAGTGAAAAGGCATATGAATACCGGATGCAAAACATTTCGTATGTGCTGGCGCTCATGGGACGCAGCTGGGTGACGGGTCTCAAACCCGCACGAAATATTGATGCTGCCGTTGCGGCAAGGATCGAAAAATTTCTGTGGGAAGCCCAGCGACAAAAGGCGATGCCTGTTGCTGCATTCAAGATCGCGGTAAGGGACGAGATGAAGCAAAAAAATCCTGCTACTCCACATGGCAGCACCAGCCCGAAATCCCGGCGCGTGACGGTGACGCAATTTCGACGAAATGCGCCCGTGAAAGCATGGGTATTGCAGCAGGCGGGAGGGGTTTGCGAGTGCTGCGAGAAGGCCGCGCCTTTCAAGAATGTGGATGGGCTGCCCCATCTTGAATTGCATTACATGCGGCAACTGGCCGATGGGGGCCAGGACATCATATCCAATGCCGTGGCGCTTTGTCCCAATTGTCATCGCGAGATCCATTACGGGGCCAATGCCCATGCGCTGGTGGCCTGGTTATACGATAACGTTGCCAGACTCATTCCCGAATAG
- a CDS encoding ABC1 kinase family protein gives MLWQALVAARDLGRLHEIASILIRYGFGDMVRRMGLANALERAGRVLHWHEAGELAHLAPHARVRRALEEMGPTFVKLGQILATRVDLFEPEWIAEFSKLQDSTPASPYPEVHKQLIEDLGAPPEEIFAAFDSQPLATGSIAQVHRARLDDGGEVVVKVRRPGIRSIIEADLRWLSRLAEIIETGNSELRHFHWEEVVRQFTQSLRRELDFGAECRNAERIAANFSGYSGPDSLRDPTAHSDNAAATAEPGSMPPLIVIPRVYWQWTGERVCVQEYIGGIPGRNLAAADHAGLDRKVLARRGVHAVIKMIVEDGLFHADPHPGNIFYLPGNRIAFIDFGMVGRLSEERRDQLARLLLGLVQHESMHVANVLLDWTGSSAMDSDINEDALTSEIETFVDQYFGVPLKQLKLGNMLSDLVTILRGHRLSLPPDLALFVKAFITLEGMGRELDPDLDLAGEVLPLLRDELAARYAPLSVVKRGWRAASDIAALIADLPRDLIRLLRAARRGKLDIHIEVAHLKHVGDQLDGAANRMVIGIVVAAIIVASSIVMTVSGGPTLLGLPLFGLLGFLCATIGGIWLLLSISRSNKADRDRKS, from the coding sequence ATGCTTTGGCAGGCACTTGTGGCGGCCCGCGATCTTGGACGCTTGCATGAGATCGCATCAATCCTGATTCGTTATGGTTTTGGCGATATGGTGCGCCGGATGGGACTTGCCAATGCGCTGGAGCGGGCTGGGCGGGTATTGCACTGGCATGAGGCTGGAGAATTGGCTCACCTAGCGCCTCACGCGAGGGTGCGGCGAGCACTGGAGGAGATGGGACCTACTTTCGTCAAGCTCGGCCAAATTCTGGCTACCCGTGTCGATCTCTTCGAGCCCGAGTGGATTGCTGAATTCAGCAAGCTGCAGGACAGCACGCCTGCTTCTCCCTATCCCGAGGTTCATAAGCAATTAATCGAGGATCTCGGCGCGCCGCCCGAGGAAATATTCGCTGCATTTGATTCCCAGCCACTGGCAACGGGGTCCATCGCGCAGGTGCACCGCGCCCGCCTGGACGATGGCGGCGAGGTGGTGGTAAAAGTACGCCGGCCCGGAATCCGGTCAATCATCGAGGCGGATCTGCGCTGGCTCTCAAGGCTGGCGGAAATCATCGAAACGGGAAATTCGGAACTGCGCCATTTCCACTGGGAGGAGGTCGTCAGGCAGTTTACACAATCCCTTCGGCGGGAGCTGGATTTTGGCGCTGAGTGCCGTAATGCCGAGCGCATTGCGGCGAATTTCTCTGGATATTCCGGCCCCGATTCCCTGCGTGATCCGACTGCCCACAGCGATAACGCCGCGGCAACGGCCGAGCCCGGCTCCATGCCCCCGCTCATCGTCATTCCTCGTGTCTATTGGCAATGGACAGGCGAGCGGGTATGCGTGCAGGAATATATCGGCGGCATTCCCGGCCGCAATCTCGCCGCTGCCGATCATGCCGGTCTTGATCGCAAGGTCCTTGCACGCCGTGGTGTGCATGCGGTGATAAAGATGATTGTCGAGGACGGTTTGTTCCACGCCGACCCGCATCCCGGCAACATATTTTATCTGCCTGGTAATCGCATCGCTTTTATCGATTTCGGCATGGTCGGGCGGTTGAGCGAAGAACGCCGCGACCAATTGGCCCGCCTCCTGCTGGGATTGGTTCAGCATGAATCCATGCATGTCGCCAATGTACTGCTCGATTGGACAGGCAGTAGTGCGATGGATAGCGACATCAATGAGGATGCGTTGACCAGCGAGATCGAGACATTTGTCGATCAATATTTCGGCGTGCCGTTGAAGCAGCTAAAGTTAGGCAATATGCTTTCCGATCTGGTGACTATCTTGCGCGGGCATCGACTTTCCCTGCCACCCGATTTGGCATTGTTCGTCAAGGCTTTCATTACGCTGGAGGGCATGGGGCGCGAGCTCGATCCGGACCTGGATCTGGCCGGGGAGGTTCTGCCATTGCTGCGGGATGAGCTGGCTGCCCGTTACGCGCCCTTGTCCGTGGTCAAACGAGGCTGGCGCGCGGCCTCTGATATAGCAGCCCTTATCGCTGACCTGCCTCGTGATCTTATACGGTTGCTGCGCGCCGCCCGGCGTGGCAAACTGGATATTCACATTGAGGTCGCACATCTCAAACATGTGGGTGACCAACTGGATGGCGCTGCCAACCGCATGGTCATCGGTATCGTTGTCGCGGCGATCATAGTGGCTTCGTCCATTGTAATGACCGTGTCCGGCGGTCCCACCTTGCTGGGGCTGCCTCTTTTCGGGCTGCTCGGTTTTCTGTGCGCGACAATCGGGGGGATATGGCTGTTGCTTTCCATTTCGCGCAGCAACAAGGCTGACCGGGACAGAAAATCTTAA
- a CDS encoding exosortase system-associated protein, TIGR04073 family yields the protein MKTTFKSLLVLFALFFLSPQAAMAEDYTEKAGQKLTNGVANATTGFLEIPKTIMVDSQSKGPVYGMTFGLTKGLWNAVFRTGLGIFDAATFIIPTKKLVSPEVIWEDFNKQTTFNI from the coding sequence ATGAAAACAACGTTCAAATCCCTGCTGGTACTATTCGCGCTATTTTTTTTATCACCGCAGGCAGCCATGGCTGAAGACTATACGGAGAAAGCAGGCCAGAAACTGACAAATGGCGTCGCTAACGCAACTACTGGTTTTCTGGAAATCCCCAAGACCATAATGGTAGACAGTCAAAGTAAGGGTCCCGTTTACGGTATGACATTCGGGCTTACCAAGGGGCTCTGGAATGCAGTTTTTCGTACAGGACTCGGCATTTTTGATGCGGCAACATTTATAATTCCCACCAAGAAACTAGTCAGCCCTGAAGTCATTTGGGAGGATTTTAATAAGCAAACCACCTTCAATATCTAA
- the gltX gene encoding glutamate--tRNA ligase: MIRTRFAPSPTGYLHIGGARTALFSWAYARRHGGKFILRIEDTDLERSTAQSTQAILDGMAWLGLDYDEGPFYQMQRLSRYQEVAEQLLRSGNAYHCYASKEELDAMREQQRAAGLKPRYDGRWRDSKQAPPDGVKPVVRLKNPLDGAVTFRDLVKGEITVANSELDDLVLLRADGVPTYNFGVMIDDLDMNITHVIRGDDHVNNTPRQINILKALGAPLPQYAHVPMILGSDGERLSKRHGAVSVVQYRDDGYLPEALVNYLARLGWSHGDEEIFSREQLVEWFDLASINCSPAKFNPEKLQWLNQQYLKTADDARLAKLVMPFLETDGCNVDVGPDLPKVTNLLKERVSTVAELADAAVYFYRFLEPAEELKTQHFTVEAKPALVDLMERLAIIEWDSHAIQDTIKAAATAHGMKMPKVAMPLRVMVTGEAQTPSINAVLELLGREETLKRMHERLGCFPA, from the coding sequence ATGATCCGCACCCGTTTCGCCCCCAGCCCCACCGGCTATCTTCATATCGGCGGCGCGCGTACTGCGCTGTTTTCCTGGGCTTATGCCCGCCGACATGGCGGCAAATTTATTTTGCGGATCGAGGATACCGATCTTGAGCGCTCCACGGCGCAATCCACGCAGGCGATACTCGACGGGATGGCCTGGCTGGGGCTGGATTACGATGAGGGGCCGTTTTATCAGATGCAGCGGCTGTCGCGCTACCAAGAGGTGGCGGAACAGTTGCTACGGTCGGGGAACGCGTATCATTGCTACGCCAGCAAGGAAGAGTTGGATGCAATGCGCGAGCAGCAGCGCGCGGCGGGACTGAAGCCCCGGTACGATGGGCGCTGGCGCGATTCGAAGCAAGCGCCGCCCGACGGGGTGAAGCCAGTGGTGCGCTTGAAAAATCCGCTGGATGGCGCGGTTACATTCCGTGATCTGGTCAAGGGGGAAATTACTGTCGCCAACAGCGAGCTGGACGATCTGGTGCTGCTGCGCGCTGACGGGGTGCCGACTTATAACTTTGGCGTGATGATCGATGATCTGGATATGAACATCACCCATGTGATTCGCGGCGATGATCACGTCAATAACACGCCGCGCCAGATCAACATTCTTAAGGCATTGGGGGCACCGCTGCCGCAATACGCGCATGTGCCGATGATACTGGGATCGGACGGCGAGCGGCTTTCCAAGCGACACGGCGCGGTGTCGGTGGTGCAGTACCGGGACGATGGCTATTTGCCTGAAGCACTGGTGAATTATCTCGCGCGTCTCGGCTGGTCGCATGGCGACGAGGAAATATTCAGCCGCGAGCAGCTGGTCGAATGGTTTGATCTGGCGTCGATCAATTGCTCGCCGGCGAAGTTTAACCCGGAGAAGCTGCAATGGCTCAACCAGCAGTATCTCAAAACCGCCGATGATGCGCGCCTGGCGAAACTCGTCATGCCCTTTCTTGAAACGGATGGCTGCAATGTTGACGTGGGTCCCGACCTGCCGAAGGTGACGAACCTTCTCAAGGAACGTGTCAGCACCGTGGCGGAGCTGGCTGATGCAGCCGTATATTTTTACCGTTTTCTGGAGCCTGCCGAGGAACTCAAAACGCAGCATTTCACCGTTGAGGCAAAACCGGCGCTGGTTGATCTGATGGAGCGGCTTGCCATTATCGAATGGGATAGCCATGCCATCCAGGATACAATCAAGGCTGCCGCCACGGCGCATGGCATGAAGATGCCCAAAGTGGCCATGCCGCTGCGGGTGATGGTGACGGGAGAAGCGCAGACACCCTCCATAAACGCAGTGCTGGAATTGCTCGGCAGGGAAGAAACCCTTAAGCGCATGCACGAGCGGCTCGGCTGCTTCCCTGCCTGA